A genomic region of Devosia ginsengisoli contains the following coding sequences:
- a CDS encoding ABC transporter ATP-binding protein has translation MSEVLLEVKNLSVDFHTARGSVHAVRNVSWSVSRGETLAILGESGSGKSVSANAVMNLLDIPPAEIVSGEILYGGEDLLKVSYETHRALNGKKIAMIFQDPLGHLNPVYTVGWQIVEMMTAHGRPADMARARALELITRVGIPEPDKAMHKYPHQFSGGQRQRLMIAMALMLKPDILIADEPTTALDVTIQAEVLALLKELQAETGMALVLITHDLGVVAEIADRVVVMNQGEIVETGAVRDVYHNPRHAYTRKLIDAAPGKGDIKLLDAAAPLLLDAKKLCKTYGDFTALKDVSLTLARGQSLAVVGESGSGKSTLARTLLRLEQADSGEAHWKGRDLISMGGRELLGVRREIQMVFQDPTQSLNPRMSVYHLIAEGWDIHKLMPDRSKRRARVIELLEQVGLAAEHVDRYPHQFSGGQRQRIAIARALALEPELIICDEAVSALDVSIQAQVIALLDDLRKRLNISFLFIAHDLGVVRDFADTVIVMKAGEIVERGPTGQIFGAPQHAYTQRLLAANLDPDPDLQDKRRAAAVHA, from the coding sequence ATGTCTGAGGTGCTGCTCGAGGTCAAAAACCTCTCGGTCGACTTTCACACGGCGCGTGGCTCGGTCCACGCCGTCAGGAATGTGAGCTGGTCCGTGTCCCGCGGCGAAACCCTGGCCATCCTTGGCGAAAGCGGGTCGGGCAAGTCGGTCTCAGCCAATGCGGTGATGAACCTGCTCGACATTCCGCCGGCCGAGATCGTGTCCGGCGAAATCCTCTACGGTGGCGAGGACCTGCTGAAGGTCAGCTACGAGACGCACCGGGCGCTCAACGGCAAGAAGATCGCCATGATCTTCCAGGACCCGCTCGGCCATCTCAATCCGGTCTATACGGTGGGCTGGCAGATCGTGGAAATGATGACCGCCCATGGTCGCCCCGCCGATATGGCGCGGGCGCGGGCGCTTGAGCTGATCACGCGTGTCGGCATTCCCGAACCCGACAAGGCGATGCACAAATATCCGCATCAGTTTTCGGGCGGGCAGCGGCAGCGCCTGATGATCGCCATGGCGCTGATGCTCAAGCCCGATATCCTGATCGCTGACGAACCGACCACGGCGCTCGACGTGACCATCCAGGCCGAAGTGCTGGCCCTGCTCAAGGAATTGCAGGCCGAAACCGGCATGGCGCTGGTGCTGATCACCCATGATCTGGGCGTCGTCGCCGAAATCGCCGATCGCGTCGTGGTGATGAACCAGGGCGAGATCGTCGAGACCGGCGCGGTACGCGACGTCTATCACAACCCCCGGCACGCCTATACGCGCAAGCTGATCGATGCAGCACCCGGCAAGGGTGACATCAAGCTGCTCGATGCCGCTGCGCCCCTGCTGCTGGATGCGAAGAAGCTTTGCAAGACCTATGGCGATTTCACCGCGCTCAAGGACGTATCGCTGACCCTGGCGCGGGGCCAGAGCCTTGCCGTCGTTGGTGAGAGCGGCTCGGGCAAGTCCACGCTGGCGCGAACCCTGTTGCGGCTCGAGCAGGCCGATAGCGGCGAGGCGCACTGGAAGGGCCGCGACCTGATCAGCATGGGCGGAAGGGAACTGCTTGGCGTTCGCCGGGAAATCCAGATGGTGTTCCAGGACCCGACCCAGTCGCTCAATCCGCGCATGTCGGTCTATCACCTGATCGCGGAAGGCTGGGACATTCACAAGCTGATGCCAGACCGGAGCAAGCGCCGCGCCCGCGTCATCGAATTGCTGGAACAGGTCGGTCTTGCGGCCGAGCATGTCGACCGCTATCCACACCAGTTCTCGGGCGGGCAGCGCCAGCGCATCGCTATCGCCCGGGCCTTGGCGCTCGAGCCGGAACTGATCATCTGCGACGAGGCAGTGTCGGCGCTGGACGTGTCGATCCAGGCCCAGGTCATCGCGCTGCTGGATGATCTGCGCAAGCGTCTGAACATCTCCTTCCTGTTCATCGCCCACGATCTGGGCGTGGTGCGCGACTTTGCCGATACGGTCATCGTCATGAAGGCGGGCGAAATCGTCGAGCGCGGCCCCACCGGGCAGATTTTCGGCGCGCCGCAGCACGCCTATACCCAGCGCCTGCTGGCCGCCAATCTCGATCCTGATCCCGACCTGCAGGACAAGCGGCGGGCCGCTGCGGTTCATGCTTGA
- a CDS encoding ABC transporter substrate-binding protein gives MSAPRSDAHGAAKLRWEVTLFLKPILVGALLASTAVAPALAQADTDITVVLSEELDLVDPCMATRSNIGRVILQNISETLTELDVRGNEGLKPRLAESWEDKGDGTWQFKLRDGVKFSDGTDFDANDVKHSFDRVFSDQVSCESKRYFADTTLSFNVVDDLTINIKAEPAQPVLPLLMTLVTIVPSETPMEFVRDPIGTGPYIMSEWTAGQQIVLDRRDDYWGEQPEVTKATYLFRSEPAVRAGMVAAGEADIAPQITAEVADNKATDFSYLNSETVYLRIDSQDAPTNDLRVRQALNAAIEREAFIGTVLPEGTELAVAMVPPTTLGWNPNLKPPAYDRDLARKLLEEAKADGVDTSLPIEIIARTENFPNVTEVAEALTQMLVEVGFNASLKMVEVAEHEQYYSKPYPESEGTRLVLAQHDNSRGDPVFSMFFKYASEGTQSGVNDPKVDDLIARASAATGDERAALWSEVMAYVHDDIVADVLLFHMVGLSRVSERLDFKPTTATNQQLQLSEIGFK, from the coding sequence ATGAGTGCTCCCCGCAGCGACGCTCATGGTGCCGCAAAGCTGCGATGGGAGGTTACATTGTTCCTGAAGCCGATTCTTGTCGGCGCCCTGCTGGCGTCGACGGCCGTTGCTCCTGCGCTGGCGCAGGCGGACACCGACATCACCGTGGTGCTCAGCGAAGAGCTCGATCTGGTCGATCCCTGCATGGCGACTCGTTCCAATATCGGTCGCGTCATCCTGCAGAATATCAGCGAAACGCTGACTGAGCTCGACGTGCGTGGCAATGAGGGCCTGAAGCCCCGTCTGGCGGAAAGCTGGGAAGACAAGGGCGATGGCACCTGGCAGTTCAAGCTGCGTGATGGTGTCAAATTCTCCGATGGCACCGATTTCGACGCCAATGACGTCAAGCATTCGTTCGACCGTGTCTTCTCGGATCAGGTCAGTTGCGAGAGCAAGCGCTACTTCGCCGACACCACTCTGAGCTTCAACGTGGTCGATGACCTGACCATCAATATCAAGGCCGAGCCGGCGCAGCCCGTCCTGCCGCTGCTGATGACCCTCGTCACCATCGTTCCCTCGGAAACCCCGATGGAATTCGTGCGCGACCCTATCGGCACCGGCCCCTATATCATGTCCGAATGGACCGCCGGCCAGCAGATCGTGCTGGATCGTCGTGACGACTACTGGGGCGAGCAGCCTGAGGTCACCAAGGCGACCTATCTGTTCCGGTCCGAACCCGCCGTCCGTGCTGGCATGGTGGCCGCCGGCGAAGCCGATATCGCGCCGCAGATCACGGCCGAAGTCGCCGACAACAAGGCGACCGATTTCAGCTACCTGAATTCGGAAACGGTCTATCTTCGCATCGATAGCCAGGATGCTCCGACCAACGACCTCCGCGTTCGCCAGGCACTGAATGCCGCCATTGAACGCGAAGCCTTTATCGGCACTGTGCTGCCCGAGGGCACCGAACTGGCCGTGGCCATGGTTCCCCCGACCACGCTGGGCTGGAATCCGAACCTGAAGCCGCCGGCCTATGATCGTGATCTTGCGCGTAAGCTGCTGGAAGAAGCGAAAGCCGATGGCGTCGATACCAGCCTGCCGATCGAGATCATCGCCCGCACCGAAAACTTCCCGAACGTCACGGAAGTTGCCGAGGCGCTGACCCAGATGCTGGTCGAAGTCGGCTTCAACGCAAGCCTGAAAATGGTCGAAGTGGCCGAGCACGAGCAGTATTACTCCAAGCCTTATCCGGAGAGCGAAGGTACGCGTCTGGTCCTCGCTCAGCACGATAACAGCCGCGGCGATCCGGTCTTCTCGATGTTCTTCAAGTATGCCAGCGAAGGCACGCAGTCCGGCGTCAACGACCCCAAGGTCGATGACCTGATCGCGCGCGCCTCGGCTGCCACCGGCGACGAACGCGCTGCGCTCTGGTCCGAAGTGATGGCCTATGTCCATGATGACATCGTTGCCGATGTGCTGCTGTTCCACATGGTTGGCCTCAGCCGTGTCAGCGAGCGTCTCGACTTCAAGCCGACCACCGCGACCAACCAGCAGCTCCAACTGAGCGAAATCGGCTTCAAATAA
- a CDS encoding FadR/GntR family transcriptional regulator encodes MSDSITGRRSLSETVFERIQRAIKSGAYAVDERLPTEHSLAAEFQVSRPIIRDALQRLRDQGLIYSRRGAGSFVREQGIREPLGFGQMANLSDLQHCYDFRLTIEPEAAAMAAHRRTPESLAKIKTALSLLRDATNRQSHRADADFMFHLSIAQASMNPYFVTAMQALEEHIAVGMRLHGLSLKSTQGGLKHVFVEHTGVFEAIRDGEAEAAQRLMHEHLMGSRKRLFPTEIMQ; translated from the coding sequence ATGTCGGATAGTATCACCGGACGGCGCAGCCTTTCCGAAACCGTATTCGAGCGCATCCAGCGCGCCATCAAGTCCGGCGCCTATGCCGTCGATGAACGTCTGCCGACGGAACACTCTCTGGCCGCCGAATTTCAGGTCTCGCGTCCGATCATCCGTGACGCCCTGCAGCGCCTGCGTGACCAGGGTCTGATCTATTCGCGCCGGGGCGCCGGCAGTTTCGTGCGGGAGCAGGGCATCCGCGAGCCCCTCGGCTTCGGGCAGATGGCGAACCTGTCGGATTTGCAGCATTGCTATGACTTCCGCCTCACCATCGAACCGGAAGCCGCCGCCATGGCGGCGCATCGCCGAACCCCGGAGTCGCTGGCGAAAATCAAGACTGCGCTAAGCCTGCTGCGGGATGCCACCAACCGCCAGTCTCACCGCGCCGATGCGGATTTCATGTTTCACCTGAGCATCGCCCAGGCCTCGATGAACCCTTATTTCGTCACCGCCATGCAGGCGCTTGAGGAGCATATTGCCGTCGGCATGCGTCTCCACGGTCTCTCGCTCAAGAGTACGCAGGGCGGGCTGAAGCACGTCTTTGTCGAGCATACCGGTGTGTTTGAGGCTATCCGCGATGGCGAGGCCGAGGCGGCGCAGCGCCTGATGCATGAGCACCTGATGGGATCCCGCAAGCGCCTCTTCCCCACCGAGATCATGCAGTAG
- a CDS encoding K+/H+ antiporter subunit F: MSTSIIFWAVSAAQVMLALAMAAACWRLLRGPRAQDRVLAVDSLYLSAMLLLVTVGIRTESLFYFEAALVIGMLSFVSTVALAKFLMRGEVIE, encoded by the coding sequence ATGAGTACGAGCATCATCTTCTGGGCGGTATCGGCAGCGCAGGTCATGCTGGCGCTGGCCATGGCAGCAGCCTGCTGGCGGTTGCTGCGCGGCCCCCGCGCGCAGGATCGCGTGTTGGCCGTCGACAGCCTTTATCTCAGCGCCATGCTGCTCCTGGTCACGGTCGGCATCCGCACCGAAAGCCTGTTCTATTTCGAGGCCGCCCTGGTGATCGGCATGCTCAGCTTCGTCTCCACCGTGGCACTGGCCAAGTTCCTCATGCGCGGCGAGGTGATCGAATGA
- a CDS encoding ABC transporter permease, translating into MADLSLATPDKPADPRGPSLLSMLWRDKLAFASAVTLLIIIVLALLGPTLLGDLASSQNLRGRNFAPYSFERGWAFFLGGDALGRPILARLVVAAHSTILIASGTVLSAAIVGATLGLVAGYAGKTTSQVIMRLADVIMSFPSLLIAVVVLYVLGASIPNMILVLAITRIPIYLRTTRAEVLEVRERMFVQAAVVMGAGHARIILRHILPVVAPTLVTIATLDFAFVMLAESSLSFLGIGVQPPDITWGLMVSQGRPYLTTAWWLAFWPGLMIVITALSLNLLSNWTRIALDPAQRWRLEARRTKHV; encoded by the coding sequence ATGGCAGACCTCTCGCTCGCCACGCCGGATAAGCCGGCCGATCCGCGCGGACCCTCGTTGCTCTCCATGTTGTGGCGGGACAAGCTGGCCTTTGCATCGGCAGTCACGCTGCTGATTATCATCGTGCTCGCGCTGCTCGGGCCGACGCTGCTGGGCGACCTGGCATCGAGCCAGAACCTGCGCGGCCGCAACTTTGCGCCTTACAGCTTCGAACGCGGTTGGGCCTTCTTCCTGGGTGGGGACGCCTTGGGCCGGCCGATATTGGCGCGCCTCGTCGTGGCGGCGCACAGCACCATCCTGATCGCGTCCGGAACCGTGTTGTCGGCTGCCATTGTCGGCGCCACGCTTGGCCTCGTGGCCGGCTATGCCGGCAAGACCACGTCGCAGGTCATCATGCGGCTGGCCGACGTCATCATGTCCTTCCCCTCGCTGCTGATCGCCGTGGTCGTGCTCTATGTGCTGGGCGCCTCGATCCCCAACATGATCCTGGTACTCGCCATCACCCGCATCCCGATCTACCTGCGCACCACCCGTGCCGAAGTGCTCGAAGTGCGCGAACGCATGTTCGTGCAGGCGGCGGTGGTCATGGGCGCCGGCCACGCGCGCATCATCCTGCGCCATATCCTGCCAGTCGTGGCACCAACCCTGGTGACCATTGCGACGCTGGATTTCGCCTTCGTCATGCTGGCGGAATCCTCGCTGTCCTTCCTCGGCATCGGTGTACAGCCGCCCGATATTACCTGGGGGCTTATGGTCAGCCAGGGCCGCCCCTACCTGACGACAGCCTGGTGGCTGGCCTTCTGGCCGGGTCTGATGATCGTCATCACCGCCCTGTCGCTGAACCTGCTCTCGAACTGGACGCGGATCGCGCTCGACCCCGCCCAGCGCTGGCGCCTCGAAGCAAGGAGGACCAAGCATGTCTGA
- the mnhG gene encoding monovalent cation/H(+) antiporter subunit G, which produces MSALSALPEWAAILVAILVLAGAAITLIGTIGLIRFPTFYMRIHAPTLGSSLGAALVLLASSLYFSIALERPMLHEVLIFACIIVTTPVTLMLLARSALYRDRAEGNDGIPTIEPANRDDT; this is translated from the coding sequence ATGAGCGCATTGTCGGCACTTCCCGAATGGGCGGCCATACTGGTCGCGATACTGGTCCTGGCCGGCGCTGCCATCACCCTGATCGGCACGATCGGGCTGATCCGGTTCCCCACCTTCTACATGCGCATCCACGCGCCGACACTGGGCAGCAGCCTGGGGGCAGCCCTGGTGCTGCTGGCTTCCTCGCTGTATTTCTCGATCGCGCTGGAACGCCCCATGCTGCATGAGGTGCTGATCTTCGCCTGCATCATTGTCACCACCCCGGTCACCCTGATGCTTCTCGCCCGCTCTGCGCTCTATCGCGACAGGGCCGAGGGAAATGACGGCATCCCGACCATCGAGCCGGCCAACCGCGACGACACCTGA
- a CDS encoding ABC transporter permease — MTKMIGQRAIASLLSLLGLMILVFFLSRLTGDPAVLFLPIDATEQMKQEFRALHGLDLPLFEQFTRYVWDLLQLDFGESLRKARPAIDVVLEAYAWTLPLALITMSIVVVLAIVLGSLAAFNVGGFFDRLVSIVSLVGASAPDFWIAIVAIVVFSIGLGWLPTSGVGTPWHWILPVAVLFIRPFGLVVQVVRGSMLSALGAPYVKTARAKGVKNLPLIFVHTLRNGMLPVITVIGDQAAAMLNGAVIVETIFGFPGIGKLMIDSILQRDFNVVLAAIMVTALAIFIMNILIDIAYGLLDPRIRH; from the coding sequence ATGACCAAGATGATCGGACAGCGCGCCATCGCCAGCCTTCTTTCCCTCCTGGGTTTGATGATCCTGGTGTTTTTTCTCTCGCGCCTGACCGGTGACCCGGCCGTGCTGTTTCTGCCAATCGACGCCACCGAGCAGATGAAGCAGGAATTCCGCGCGCTGCATGGGCTCGACCTGCCGCTGTTCGAGCAATTCACCCGCTATGTCTGGGATCTGCTGCAACTCGATTTCGGTGAAAGCCTGCGCAAGGCACGCCCGGCCATCGACGTGGTGCTGGAGGCTTATGCCTGGACCCTGCCGCTGGCGCTGATCACGATGAGCATCGTGGTTGTGCTTGCCATCGTGCTGGGCTCGCTGGCCGCCTTCAATGTCGGCGGCTTCTTCGATCGCCTCGTCTCCATCGTTTCGCTGGTGGGCGCCTCGGCGCCGGATTTCTGGATCGCCATCGTGGCGATCGTGGTCTTTTCCATTGGCCTGGGCTGGCTGCCGACCTCGGGTGTCGGAACGCCGTGGCACTGGATTCTGCCGGTGGCCGTGCTGTTCATTCGCCCCTTCGGCCTCGTAGTGCAGGTGGTGCGCGGCTCGATGCTGTCGGCCCTGGGCGCGCCCTATGTGAAAACGGCGCGCGCCAAGGGCGTCAAGAACCTGCCATTGATCTTCGTCCATACCCTGCGCAACGGCATGCTGCCGGTCATCACGGTCATCGGCGACCAGGCGGCAGCCATGCTCAATGGTGCCGTTATCGTCGAGACCATCTTTGGCTTTCCCGGTATCGGCAAGCTGATGATCGACTCCATCCTGCAGCGTGACTTCAATGTCGTCCTGGCCGCGATCATGGTCACGGCGCTCGCCATCTTCATCATGAACATCCTGATTGACATCGCCTATGGCCTGCTCGATCCCCGGATACGACACTAG
- a CDS encoding four-carbon acid sugar kinase family protein, translating to MLERVIIADDVTGALDAAAPFAMRGIATVVALGPASLPEAIASGARIVGVSTDSRDLSPDAARDAVQAAISRLPVGTPLFKKVDSRLKGNIAAELDAIPHRRSLVIPAIPAFGRWTCGGRLGGFGVVEPIDIAEKLGRHGAMAGIPDIAEQADIDRALSLDFDLPIGARGLAEAMARAMAPDGRAPDLSLPAGDVYCVVGSTDPITLTQLQDLRRSHPDLAYIAAPNGMAPARLPAPARLTVIQALPGPAPADGSAVAAALGLSLSRLAPAPGSLLILSGGATAQVILGQLGIGVLELVGEALPGLPLARAGGLTVITKSGGFGDKETLSRLTASYRNSGSLAQHHVG from the coding sequence ATGCTTGAGCGGGTGATCATTGCCGACGATGTGACTGGGGCGCTCGACGCCGCAGCCCCCTTTGCCATGCGCGGCATTGCCACCGTGGTGGCGCTCGGTCCGGCCTCGCTGCCCGAGGCCATTGCCAGCGGTGCCCGGATCGTCGGGGTATCGACCGATAGCCGTGACCTGTCGCCCGATGCGGCGCGGGACGCCGTGCAGGCGGCAATTTCTCGACTGCCCGTGGGCACTCCGCTGTTCAAGAAGGTGGACTCGCGCCTCAAGGGCAACATTGCCGCCGAACTTGACGCCATCCCCCATCGCCGCAGTCTTGTCATCCCCGCCATTCCCGCTTTCGGGCGCTGGACGTGTGGCGGCAGGCTGGGAGGCTTCGGCGTGGTCGAGCCCATCGACATTGCCGAGAAGCTTGGTCGTCATGGCGCGATGGCTGGTATCCCCGACATCGCGGAACAGGCCGATATCGATCGCGCCCTGTCGCTGGATTTCGACCTGCCCATCGGAGCGCGCGGGCTGGCCGAAGCCATGGCCCGCGCAATGGCTCCCGATGGCCGCGCGCCCGATCTTTCCCTGCCCGCAGGCGATGTCTATTGCGTCGTCGGCTCCACTGACCCCATCACGCTTACGCAGTTGCAGGACCTGCGCCGGAGCCATCCTGATCTCGCCTATATCGCGGCACCCAACGGCATGGCGCCGGCTCGTCTGCCGGCCCCGGCGCGGCTGACCGTCATTCAGGCCCTGCCCGGGCCTGCGCCGGCCGATGGGAGCGCGGTCGCCGCCGCGCTGGGGCTGTCGCTGTCCCGCCTCGCACCAGCTCCGGGTTCGCTGCTGATCCTTTCCGGCGGGGCGACGGCGCAGGTCATCCTGGGCCAGTTGGGCATAGGCGTGCTCGAACTTGTGGGAGAAGCGCTGCCGGGCCTGCCGCTGGCGCGGGCAGGTGGCTTGACTGTCATCACCAAATCGGGCGGGTTTGGCGACAAGGAGACCCTGTCCCGGTTGACCGCCTCCTATCGCAACAGCGGGAGCCTAGCGCAGCATCATGTCGGATAG